Within the Streptomyces sp. NBC_00554 genome, the region GCCGTCCTCGATGGGACACTGACCGTCGAAAGCCCGCCCGGTGGGCCGACCGTCCTGACGATGGAGATCCCTTGCTGAGAGTCGTACTCGCCGAGGACAGCGTGCTGCTGCGCGAGGGGCTCGTGGGGCTGCTGAACCGCTTCGGGCACGAGGTCGTCGCGGCGGTCGGCGACGCCGATACACTCCGCGACGCCGTCTCGGCGCACGCCCCCGACCTCGTCGTCACCGACGTACGGATGCCCCCGGGCTTCCAGGACGAGGGCCTGCGCGCCGCCCTCACTCTGCGCACGGCGGACCCGCGGCTCCCGGTGCTCGTCCTCAGCCAGTACGTCCAGCGCGCCTACGCCGCCGAACTCCTCGACACCGGGGACGGCACCGGAGTCGGCTACCTCCTCAAAGACCGCGTCGGCCAGGTCGAGCAGTTCGCGGAGGCGGTGCGGCGGGTCGCCGAGGGTGGCACGGTCGTGGACCCCGAAGTCGTACGGCAGTTGCTGCGCCGGCGGCGCGATCCGCTGGAGGCGCTGACTCCGCGCGAGCGCGAGGTCCTCGGCCTGGTGGCCGAGGGAAGGTCCAACGGTGCGATCGCCCGCGAACTGGTCGTCTCCGAGGCGGCCGTCGGCAAACACATCGGCAACATCCTGGGAAAGCTGGACCTGCCTCCGGCCCAGGACACGCACCGACGGGTGCTGGCCG harbors:
- a CDS encoding response regulator transcription factor — its product is MLRVVLAEDSVLLREGLVGLLNRFGHEVVAAVGDADTLRDAVSAHAPDLVVTDVRMPPGFQDEGLRAALTLRTADPRLPVLVLSQYVQRAYAAELLDTGDGTGVGYLLKDRVGQVEQFAEAVRRVAEGGTVVDPEVVRQLLRRRRDPLEALTPREREVLGLVAEGRSNGAIARELVVSEAAVGKHIGNILGKLDLPPAQDTHRRVLAVLAYLRG